In one window of Microbacterium sp. PM5 DNA:
- a CDS encoding glycosyltransferase family 4 protein has product MVPIARETPARPRMVVVAADVVGTQMAGPGIRVVSIARELARVADVTLAVGTPESELSALADEPFAIVSYDHPDALVPLVEASDVAFCQITDENVVRRGVAAGCRFVFDLYNALPAEAIGSDRIGGFDTQPQMDDVFRNVLSFFRLCMTAGSYFVTSNERQRDFWIGYMLASGGLLPSNLDGRDVGEIVGLVPFGMERGEPAATTHPLRGQGAIAEDDLILLWAGGIWDWFDAETPIRAVAAVREEHPEVRLVFYGTTHPNPLVGRPRNVERAMTLAAELGVLDDGVHFIDGWVPAAERAGYLLDADVAVSAHKESFETRYAFRTRILDHFWASLPSLVTEGDWFADYIDQLDLGEVVGYGDVEQTRAAILRLTDPQRRAQIRANIAPIRETWRWESTTSDLIDAVAHWQTRLPQRTLAEVTATPPAAAPRSALRELVSRSPLGALYRSLRKRLAR; this is encoded by the coding sequence ATGGTACCCATCGCACGCGAGACGCCCGCACGGCCACGGATGGTGGTGGTGGCGGCCGACGTCGTCGGCACGCAGATGGCGGGCCCCGGCATCCGCGTCGTCTCGATCGCGCGGGAGCTCGCGCGCGTCGCCGACGTGACCCTCGCCGTCGGCACGCCGGAGAGCGAGCTCAGCGCCCTCGCGGACGAACCGTTCGCGATCGTCTCCTACGACCACCCCGATGCCCTCGTGCCCCTCGTGGAGGCCAGCGACGTCGCCTTCTGCCAGATCACCGACGAGAACGTCGTGCGGCGCGGCGTCGCCGCCGGCTGCCGATTCGTCTTCGACCTCTACAACGCGCTCCCGGCGGAGGCCATCGGATCCGACCGCATCGGCGGCTTCGACACCCAGCCCCAGATGGACGACGTCTTCCGCAACGTTCTCTCCTTCTTCCGCCTCTGCATGACCGCCGGCAGCTACTTCGTCACCTCGAACGAGCGTCAGCGCGACTTCTGGATCGGCTACATGCTGGCGTCGGGCGGACTGCTCCCCAGCAATCTCGACGGTCGCGACGTGGGCGAGATCGTCGGCCTCGTGCCGTTCGGCATGGAGCGCGGCGAACCCGCCGCGACGACGCACCCGCTGCGCGGGCAGGGCGCGATCGCCGAGGACGACCTCATCCTCTTGTGGGCCGGCGGCATCTGGGACTGGTTCGACGCCGAGACGCCGATCCGGGCCGTCGCCGCGGTCCGAGAGGAGCATCCCGAGGTGCGGCTCGTCTTCTACGGCACGACCCATCCGAACCCTCTCGTCGGCCGTCCCCGCAACGTCGAGCGGGCCATGACCCTGGCCGCCGAGCTGGGCGTGCTCGACGACGGCGTGCACTTCATCGACGGCTGGGTGCCGGCCGCGGAACGCGCCGGGTACCTGCTCGATGCGGATGTCGCGGTCTCTGCGCACAAGGAGTCTTTCGAGACGCGATACGCCTTCCGCACCCGCATCCTCGACCACTTCTGGGCGTCGCTGCCCAGCCTGGTCACCGAAGGCGACTGGTTCGCCGACTACATCGATCAGCTCGACCTGGGCGAGGTCGTGGGCTACGGCGACGTCGAGCAGACACGAGCCGCGATCCTCCGGCTCACCGACCCGCAGCGACGGGCGCAGATCCGCGCCAACATCGCCCCCATCCGCGAGACGTGGCGTTGGGAGTCGACGACCTCCGACCTGATCGACGCCGTGGCCCATTGGCAGACGCGGCTGCCGCAGCGGACCCTCGCGGAGGTCACCGCCACGCCGCCGGCAGCGGCGCCGCGCAGCGCCCTGCGGGAGCTGGTCTCCCGCTCGCCGCTGGGCGCGCTCTACCGGTCACTCCGCAAACGGCTCGCCCGCTGA
- a CDS encoding glycosyltransferase family 2 protein: MRSWFDAHGRPVSIVIPSYNDLPLLREALRSIEETCAHVEYEVIIVDDFIDAEVSAQLMTLESDTVRVVLKDRRRGFAGTVNVGIELARHDIVLLNSDIVAQPGWLEALQYSAYEIDPHIGMVSPKLVYPTGRIQYAGTYYARLLAPQWFGHLHVGAPAMKPTANVPGYNRSISGACVYITRDAYERVGLLDDEYWLGFEDVDLGLRAWARGVRCYYQPAAMLIHHESASRGYSQGPRELASMRRFWRRWQADFLAREMSDEAPVTFLVGDATEPMWRRYVDGLAEHIRAEGRQSRVIDVSEDPDEDLLRDLAATPGVVVVCDWRAATTGWLAGTAGSLPIYLLPSIESIAYPHDPARQASIIAGYRPEFDYVAPNRWTAAQLQAEAAWEVRRRIAPAVAPADLADASDDLIVTLGADPATRAAVDAIGRATHLPAGVHIDDVRALRPRAVVDLRAHSSSLEPFAGMSIGAAYLAPQDARLSHEVLDGYNALTHRPGDLAQLASSLRDVLADDDIWRELRANGHDSAARAARAARRGFVEAVRSYSTSPV; this comes from the coding sequence ATGCGGTCCTGGTTCGACGCGCACGGCCGTCCGGTCAGCATCGTCATCCCCAGCTACAACGACCTCCCGCTGCTGCGCGAGGCGCTGCGCAGCATCGAGGAGACCTGCGCGCACGTCGAGTACGAGGTCATCATCGTCGACGACTTCATCGATGCGGAGGTGTCGGCGCAGCTGATGACGCTGGAGAGCGACACGGTGCGCGTGGTGCTGAAGGACCGACGGCGAGGCTTCGCGGGCACGGTGAACGTCGGCATCGAGCTCGCCCGGCACGACATCGTCCTGCTCAACAGCGACATCGTGGCGCAGCCGGGATGGCTCGAGGCGCTGCAGTACAGCGCGTACGAGATCGATCCGCACATCGGGATGGTCAGCCCGAAGCTCGTCTACCCGACCGGTCGCATCCAGTACGCCGGCACCTACTACGCGAGGCTTCTCGCGCCCCAGTGGTTCGGGCACCTCCACGTCGGCGCACCGGCGATGAAGCCGACGGCGAACGTCCCGGGCTACAACCGGTCGATCTCGGGCGCCTGCGTCTACATCACGCGCGACGCGTACGAGCGGGTCGGGCTCCTGGACGACGAGTACTGGCTGGGGTTCGAGGACGTCGACCTGGGGTTGCGTGCGTGGGCGCGCGGGGTGCGGTGCTACTACCAGCCGGCGGCCATGCTCATCCACCACGAGTCGGCGTCGCGCGGGTACAGTCAGGGTCCGCGTGAGCTGGCGTCGATGCGCAGGTTCTGGCGCCGCTGGCAGGCGGACTTCCTGGCGCGGGAGATGTCCGACGAGGCTCCCGTCACGTTCTTGGTGGGCGACGCCACGGAACCCATGTGGCGACGGTATGTGGACGGCCTCGCCGAGCACATCCGAGCGGAAGGCCGGCAGTCGCGGGTGATCGACGTGTCGGAGGATCCCGACGAGGACCTCCTGCGCGACCTCGCGGCGACGCCCGGCGTCGTGGTGGTCTGCGACTGGCGTGCGGCGACCACGGGGTGGCTGGCGGGGACGGCGGGATCCCTGCCGATCTACCTGCTCCCCTCGATCGAGAGCATCGCCTACCCGCACGACCCGGCACGCCAGGCCTCGATCATCGCCGGATACCGGCCAGAGTTCGACTACGTCGCACCCAACCGCTGGACCGCGGCGCAGCTCCAGGCCGAGGCGGCCTGGGAGGTGCGCCGCCGCATCGCTCCCGCGGTCGCCCCCGCCGACCTGGCCGACGCGTCGGACGATCTCATCGTGACCCTCGGCGCCGACCCGGCGACGCGCGCCGCGGTGGATGCGATCGGCCGCGCGACCCATCTGCCGGCCGGGGTCCACATCGACGATGTCCGGGCATTGCGGCCCCGCGCCGTGGTCGATCTGCGGGCACACTCCTCGAGCCTCGAGCCCTTCGCCGGGATGTCGATCGGAGCGGCCTACCTCGCCCCTCAGGACGCGCGGCTCAGTCACGAGGTGCTCGACGGGTACAACGCCCTCACCCATCGTCCCGGCGACCTCGCCCAGCTCGCGTCGTCGCTGCGCGATGTCCTGGCGGACGACGACATCTGGCGCGAACTGCGCGCGAACGGGCACGATTCCGCGGCGCGAGCGGCGCGGGCTGCCCGGCGCGGATTCGTCGAAGCGGTGCGATCGTATTCGACGAGCCCCGTCTGA
- a CDS encoding ABC transporter ATP-binding protein, with the protein MSSVVDTPVVVRVAEVSKRFTVRKDSSIKERIVTLGRAGRRHREDFWALRDVSLDIHAGTTIGLIGHNGSGKSTLLKVIGGIIDPTAGEVSQRGRLAALLELGAGFHPDLTGRENVYLNASVLGLSREETDEKFDDIVQFSGIADFIDTQVKFYSSGMYVRLAFAVAVHTDPDILLVDEVLAVGDEAFQRKCLDKIRSFQEQGRTIIIVSHSLGQITELCDRAVLLNRGEIVYDGDPPGAVAAFRDILETRRLAERSETEEPATPEGVVVGTQAVVVGAAPGSPLRFGGDLEITAHVRSTDRLEDWLCAIQIDNTLGQKVMGTDTRRLGMELPPLRGDASVTFVLKGTTFGEGKYFVNTSFMDSASRHIHDLPQAASFDAEPYARTTGVLRVDDAAVQVRFNADEQ; encoded by the coding sequence ATGTCGTCAGTCGTCGATACGCCCGTCGTGGTCCGGGTTGCCGAGGTGTCCAAACGCTTCACGGTCCGCAAGGACTCGTCGATCAAGGAGCGCATCGTCACGCTCGGTCGGGCGGGACGGCGTCACCGCGAGGACTTCTGGGCGCTGCGCGATGTCAGTCTCGACATCCACGCCGGGACGACGATCGGTCTCATCGGGCACAACGGTTCGGGCAAGAGCACGCTGCTCAAGGTCATCGGCGGGATCATCGACCCGACGGCGGGCGAGGTGAGCCAGCGGGGACGTCTGGCGGCGCTGCTCGAGCTCGGCGCGGGCTTCCACCCCGATCTGACCGGTAGGGAGAACGTCTACCTCAACGCGTCGGTGCTCGGCCTCAGCAGGGAGGAGACGGACGAGAAGTTCGACGACATCGTCCAGTTCTCCGGCATCGCCGACTTCATCGACACCCAGGTGAAGTTCTACTCGTCCGGCATGTACGTGCGGCTCGCGTTCGCGGTGGCGGTGCACACCGATCCCGACATCCTCCTCGTCGACGAGGTGCTCGCCGTCGGCGACGAGGCCTTCCAGCGCAAGTGCCTCGACAAGATCCGCAGCTTCCAGGAGCAGGGGCGGACCATCATCATCGTCAGCCATTCCCTCGGGCAGATCACGGAGCTGTGCGATCGAGCGGTGCTGCTGAACCGTGGCGAGATCGTCTACGACGGCGACCCGCCGGGTGCCGTGGCCGCGTTCCGCGACATCCTCGAGACCCGCCGCCTCGCGGAGCGCAGCGAGACGGAGGAGCCGGCGACGCCGGAGGGCGTCGTCGTCGGCACCCAGGCCGTCGTCGTGGGTGCGGCCCCCGGCAGCCCGCTGCGATTCGGCGGCGACCTGGAGATCACCGCACACGTGCGTTCGACCGATCGGCTCGAGGACTGGCTGTGCGCCATCCAGATCGACAACACCCTCGGTCAGAAGGTGATGGGCACCGACACGCGCCGGTTGGGCATGGAGCTGCCCCCGCTGCGGGGCGACGCCTCGGTGACCTTCGTCCTGAAGGGGACCACCTTCGGCGAGGGCAAGTACTTCGTCAACACGTCTTTCATGGACTCCGCCAGCCGGCACATCCACGATCTGCCCCAGGCGGCGAGTTTCGACGCGGAACCCTACGCGCGCACCACTGGTGTGCTCCGTGTCGACGACGCGGCCGTGCAGGTGCGATTCAACGCCGACGAGCAGTGA
- a CDS encoding ABC transporter permease: MSQSSDSATARYDRLERTPMRTIGAASGFGLRRTWLSLRDLLGHREMLGLLVRRDLKSRYKDSTLGFFWSLARPLLQLAIYFIVVGQFLQAARGIPDFAVYIFAGLTAIGLFTEITVGATGSILGNSGLVKKVYVPREVFPLASVGSALFNFGIQLVVLIVATFVIGKPPVHLQLLYFFPALALIVVFGTALGLLFSALNVYLRDVQYLVELGTMLLFWASPVVYSWQMVSSSIHSPLLLDVYTSNPLTLAVIGFQHAFWVAGDGVPQPDGLLLRMAIALVVGLALLFVSHRVFLRLQGNFAQEM; this comes from the coding sequence ATGTCTCAGTCCTCGGATTCTGCGACCGCGCGATACGACCGCCTGGAGCGGACTCCGATGCGGACGATCGGCGCGGCCTCCGGTTTCGGCCTCCGGCGCACGTGGTTGTCGCTACGCGACCTGCTCGGGCACCGCGAGATGCTGGGCCTGCTGGTGCGCCGTGACCTGAAGTCGCGCTACAAAGACTCCACGCTCGGCTTCTTCTGGTCGCTGGCGCGCCCGCTGCTGCAGCTGGCGATCTACTTCATCGTGGTGGGCCAGTTCCTGCAGGCGGCGCGCGGGATCCCCGATTTCGCCGTGTACATCTTCGCCGGACTCACGGCGATCGGTCTGTTCACCGAGATCACGGTGGGCGCCACGGGCTCGATCCTGGGCAACTCGGGCCTCGTGAAGAAGGTCTACGTGCCGCGCGAGGTGTTCCCGCTCGCAAGCGTGGGATCGGCGCTGTTCAACTTCGGCATCCAGCTCGTGGTGCTGATCGTCGCGACCTTCGTCATCGGCAAGCCGCCGGTGCACCTCCAGCTGCTCTACTTCTTCCCCGCGCTGGCCTTGATCGTGGTGTTCGGCACCGCCCTCGGGCTGCTGTTCAGCGCCCTGAACGTGTACCTGCGAGACGTGCAGTACCTGGTCGAGCTGGGCACGATGCTGCTGTTCTGGGCGAGCCCGGTCGTCTACAGCTGGCAGATGGTGAGCTCGAGCATCCATTCGCCGCTCCTGCTGGATGTCTACACCAGCAACCCGCTGACTCTCGCGGTCATCGGCTTCCAGCACGCCTTCTGGGTCGCGGGGGACGGCGTCCCTCAGCCCGACGGCCTCCTGCTGCGCATGGCGATCGCGCTGGTGGTCGGGCTGGCCCTGCTCTTCGTCAGCCACCGCGTGTTCCTGCGGTTGCAGGGCAACTTCGCCCAGGAGATGTGA
- a CDS encoding rhamnan synthesis F family protein produces the protein MSADTRDPLTATPAPRRAVVYATACRKGRVHDYALYALERLRHEAEILVVVLDGASDDLSRARVAAVADEVVLCDDPTATASAFADGIARVGDRLDDVDELVLTDDSWFGPVTPLADVFARMASRPADYWTMTDVDRAPRDLEGVRPPEWIVLRPAVLSSPFWRRRAGVPGVDGVSATAAWADELRAAGFSGDVAFPSARRRADGEQEGVVFSPAARLAAGCPLLARSVFGAPPEDLARHGVIGRELLVQAARAGYPVDLVWPALVTSVAPRVLSTNAALFEVLGHGGEGYDATRPMRILVAMHVYYPDRAPELMAYAQRLPAGFDVIVTTPDEERAGRIRQVLGVTEGAAQVEVRVVDSNDGRDQSAFLIGCREELRADRYDLVVKLHSKASPQDDPGVARHFRDQLLENLLPSRGYAAELVALFQRERTLGIVHPPMVHLGYPTMGHAWWANRDGAARLCATLGIDVPLDEGSPIAPYGSMFVARPDALRPLVDHAWHYADFGGAEAYVDGGLAHVLERLPVLAAAERGYHARAVATPAYTAISHTAIEYRLDALSSSLPPDGGEAIAYLRSVGPVGSGRWRDFARMYLRRHHPRAAARLRRWGMPV, from the coding sequence GTGTCTGCCGACACGCGTGACCCCCTGACCGCGACACCGGCGCCGCGCCGCGCCGTCGTGTACGCGACGGCCTGCCGCAAGGGGCGCGTCCACGACTACGCGCTGTACGCGCTGGAACGGCTGAGACACGAGGCGGAGATCCTCGTGGTCGTGCTGGACGGGGCCTCCGACGACCTCTCGCGGGCACGGGTGGCCGCCGTCGCCGATGAGGTGGTGCTCTGCGACGACCCCACGGCGACCGCGTCCGCCTTCGCGGACGGGATCGCGCGCGTGGGGGATCGGCTGGACGACGTCGACGAGCTCGTGCTGACCGACGATTCGTGGTTCGGCCCGGTGACGCCCCTCGCGGACGTGTTCGCGCGGATGGCATCGCGCCCGGCCGATTACTGGACGATGACCGACGTGGATCGAGCCCCCCGCGACCTCGAGGGCGTCCGCCCGCCGGAATGGATCGTCCTGCGTCCGGCGGTGCTGTCCTCGCCGTTCTGGCGGCGGCGGGCGGGCGTGCCGGGCGTCGACGGGGTGTCGGCGACCGCGGCCTGGGCGGACGAGCTCCGTGCCGCCGGCTTCTCGGGCGATGTCGCCTTTCCGTCGGCCCGGCGCCGGGCCGACGGCGAGCAGGAGGGCGTCGTGTTCTCTCCCGCGGCTCGTCTCGCGGCGGGCTGTCCGCTCCTGGCGCGGTCGGTGTTCGGCGCGCCGCCGGAGGACCTGGCGCGCCACGGGGTGATCGGGCGTGAGCTGCTCGTCCAGGCGGCGCGTGCCGGTTACCCGGTCGATCTCGTGTGGCCCGCGCTGGTCACGAGCGTCGCCCCCCGGGTCCTGTCCACCAATGCGGCGCTGTTCGAGGTCCTCGGGCACGGCGGAGAGGGGTACGACGCGACGCGGCCGATGCGCATCCTGGTGGCCATGCACGTGTACTACCCCGACAGGGCCCCCGAGCTGATGGCGTACGCCCAGCGCCTGCCGGCCGGGTTCGACGTCATCGTGACGACACCCGACGAGGAGCGGGCGGGTCGCATCCGTCAGGTGCTGGGAGTCACCGAGGGCGCGGCGCAGGTCGAGGTGCGCGTCGTCGACTCCAACGACGGTCGTGACCAGAGCGCCTTCCTGATCGGATGCCGTGAGGAGCTCCGGGCAGACCGCTACGACCTGGTCGTCAAGCTGCACTCCAAGGCGTCGCCCCAGGACGATCCCGGTGTCGCGCGGCACTTCCGCGATCAGCTGCTCGAGAACCTCCTGCCGTCGCGCGGCTACGCCGCGGAGCTCGTCGCACTCTTCCAGCGCGAGAGGACGCTCGGCATCGTCCACCCCCCGATGGTCCACCTCGGCTACCCGACGATGGGTCATGCGTGGTGGGCGAACCGTGACGGCGCGGCACGCCTCTGCGCCACGCTCGGCATCGACGTGCCCCTGGACGAGGGGTCCCCGATCGCCCCGTACGGGTCGATGTTCGTCGCACGCCCGGACGCACTGCGTCCGCTCGTGGACCATGCCTGGCACTACGCCGATTTCGGCGGGGCCGAGGCGTACGTCGACGGCGGGCTGGCGCACGTGCTGGAGCGGCTGCCCGTCCTGGCGGCCGCGGAGCGCGGCTACCATGCACGCGCCGTCGCGACGCCGGCATACACGGCGATCAGTCACACCGCGATCGAGTACCGCCTGGACGCGCTCTCGTCGTCGCTGCCGCCGGACGGCGGCGAGGCGATCGCCTACCTGCGGTCGGTCGGCCCCGTGGGCTCGGGACGCTGGCGCGACTTCGCCCGCATGTACCTCCGACGGCATCACCCGCGCGCGGCCGCTCGGCTGCGCCGCTGGGGGATGCCGGTCTGA
- a CDS encoding glycosyltransferase family 4 protein: MLKRITRRAVRLVADNLETVSSKVGALATLVRLGPRAFAAHRRSLRAYVAPRGATYANGVTTSLTPARAEYWRRSRWKPTVIVVHGPAGPGLAKWLTDTHRALRSHFLLSPETAAGLTVVPPGVDVSGRSGAPEIELAAILDWMHREHRRWDLVLIDAREGLLSVPTISQLQHAAHEYHRDGEVGFVTPAFSSPAGLAAGYEVDRREGDVLPRWTGPADQGSGAIPRYVLTAAAHGFYATSAAIDRVDIAGRHLRGLDLDAQVGILVRRGWSGNIRTLCLSSTAVEVRTVPELTLVGESRRWILHREVRGEDGRLRVIFVLNATSISGGIRIVFELANGLADRGFDVEIWSLQEHPEWFDLRVRVATYRSYDDLLLSLRNEDAIKVATWWETADIVWLATANHGVPVYLVQEFETWFYPDDPVARAAVVASYRREMIAVTEATYQRGELAEVGVTATLIRNGYDPSVFRELPGWLRESDTVVALGRSFFQKNFAMTARAWRSLPAPRPTLLLFGTEPDVLVDEGVEYVERPSDVEVNELYNSAAVFVQTSRHEGFCLPILEAMAAGTPVVTTDSHGNRDFCIDGVNCVMVPQDDDRALAEALRALLADPDERARLARAGLETAQRYRWPLVLDDVADFYQRVAEAASAGEPFAE; this comes from the coding sequence ATGCTCAAGCGGATCACTCGGCGCGCCGTGCGCCTGGTCGCGGATAACCTCGAAACCGTCTCGTCGAAGGTCGGCGCCCTCGCCACCCTCGTCCGTCTGGGGCCCCGTGCCTTCGCCGCGCACCGCCGGAGCCTGCGCGCGTACGTCGCACCGCGCGGAGCGACCTACGCGAACGGAGTGACGACCTCGTTGACCCCCGCGCGGGCGGAGTATTGGCGTCGTTCGAGGTGGAAGCCGACGGTCATCGTCGTCCACGGCCCGGCGGGACCCGGACTGGCGAAGTGGCTCACGGACACGCATCGCGCGCTGCGTTCCCACTTCCTGCTGTCGCCGGAGACGGCCGCGGGGCTGACCGTCGTCCCGCCCGGCGTCGACGTCTCCGGGCGATCGGGGGCTCCGGAGATCGAGCTGGCGGCCATCCTCGACTGGATGCACCGCGAGCACCGGCGATGGGACCTCGTCCTCATCGACGCGCGCGAGGGGCTGCTCTCGGTGCCGACGATCTCGCAGCTCCAGCATGCGGCGCACGAGTACCACCGCGATGGGGAGGTGGGCTTCGTCACACCGGCGTTCTCGTCGCCGGCGGGGCTCGCCGCCGGCTACGAGGTCGACCGGCGCGAGGGTGACGTCCTCCCGCGCTGGACCGGCCCGGCCGACCAGGGAAGCGGTGCCATCCCGCGGTACGTGCTGACGGCCGCCGCGCACGGCTTCTACGCGACGTCGGCGGCCATCGACCGCGTCGACATTGCGGGGCGGCACTTGCGCGGACTCGACCTCGACGCACAGGTCGGCATCCTCGTGCGTCGAGGCTGGTCCGGCAACATCCGCACCCTCTGCCTGTCGTCCACGGCGGTCGAGGTGCGCACGGTGCCCGAACTCACGCTGGTGGGGGAGTCCCGCCGGTGGATCCTCCACCGCGAGGTCCGCGGCGAGGACGGACGCCTGCGCGTGATCTTCGTGCTCAACGCGACGAGCATCAGCGGCGGCATCCGCATCGTCTTCGAGCTGGCCAACGGACTGGCCGACCGCGGGTTCGACGTGGAGATCTGGTCCCTCCAGGAGCACCCGGAGTGGTTCGATCTGCGCGTGCGCGTCGCGACCTACCGCTCTTACGACGACCTCCTGCTGTCGCTGCGCAACGAGGATGCGATCAAGGTCGCGACCTGGTGGGAGACCGCGGACATCGTCTGGTTGGCGACGGCCAACCACGGCGTTCCGGTCTACCTGGTCCAGGAGTTCGAGACCTGGTTCTACCCGGACGATCCGGTGGCACGGGCGGCGGTCGTCGCCTCCTACCGACGCGAGATGATCGCCGTCACCGAGGCGACCTATCAGCGTGGGGAGCTCGCCGAGGTCGGCGTCACCGCGACGCTCATCCGCAACGGCTACGACCCCTCGGTCTTCCGCGAACTGCCCGGGTGGCTCCGCGAGAGCGACACCGTGGTCGCGCTGGGACGCTCCTTCTTCCAGAAGAACTTCGCGATGACGGCGCGTGCCTGGCGCTCCCTCCCCGCCCCACGCCCGACCCTCCTCCTGTTCGGCACCGAGCCCGACGTGCTCGTCGACGAGGGTGTCGAGTACGTCGAGCGCCCCAGCGACGTCGAGGTCAACGAGCTCTACAACAGCGCGGCCGTCTTCGTGCAGACGTCGCGGCACGAGGGCTTCTGCCTGCCCATCCTGGAGGCCATGGCGGCCGGAACGCCCGTGGTGACCACGGACTCGCACGGCAACCGGGACTTCTGCATCGACGGGGTCAACTGCGTCATGGTCCCGCAGGACGACGATCGCGCCCTGGCGGAGGCGTTGCGCGCGCTGCTCGCGGACCCCGACGAGCGTGCGCGGCTGGCAAGGGCCGGGCTGGAGACCGCGCAGCGGTATCGGTGGCCGCTGGTGCTCGACGACGTCGCCGACTTCTACCAGCGGGTCGCCGAGGCGGCCTCAGCGGGCGAGCCGTTTGCGGAGTGA
- the rfbA gene encoding glucose-1-phosphate thymidylyltransferase RfbA translates to MRGIILAGGTGSRLHPITLGISKQLVPVYDKPMIYYPLSTLILAGIRDILIITTPQDAGQFQRLLGDGSRFGVSITYTAQPSPDGLAQAFILGEEHIGSESVALVLGDNIFYGPGMGTRLRQYSELTGGVVFGYWVDDPTAYGVVEFDAEGNVVSLEEKPVAPKSNYAVPGLYFYDNDVIEIAKGLAPSPRGELEITDVNKAYLEREALRVELLPRGTAWLDTGTFDSLSEATDFIRTVEKRQGLSIGSPEEVAWRMGFLSDDELRERAEPLVKSGYGAYLLKVLEQGAR, encoded by the coding sequence ATGCGTGGCATCATTCTCGCCGGCGGCACGGGATCGCGGCTCCACCCGATCACTCTCGGCATCTCGAAGCAACTCGTGCCGGTCTATGACAAGCCGATGATCTACTACCCGCTCTCGACGCTGATCCTTGCGGGCATCCGCGACATCCTCATCATCACGACGCCGCAGGACGCCGGGCAGTTCCAGCGCCTTCTCGGCGACGGATCGCGCTTCGGCGTCTCCATCACCTACACGGCCCAGCCGAGCCCCGACGGTCTGGCGCAGGCGTTCATCCTCGGAGAGGAGCACATCGGCTCCGAGTCGGTGGCTCTCGTGCTCGGCGACAACATCTTCTACGGCCCGGGCATGGGAACGCGACTGCGCCAGTACAGCGAGCTGACCGGCGGGGTCGTCTTCGGGTACTGGGTGGACGACCCGACCGCGTACGGGGTGGTCGAGTTCGACGCCGAAGGCAACGTGGTCTCTCTCGAGGAGAAGCCCGTCGCGCCGAAGAGCAACTATGCGGTGCCCGGACTGTACTTCTACGACAACGACGTGATCGAGATCGCGAAGGGCCTCGCTCCGTCGCCGCGCGGCGAGCTGGAGATCACCGACGTGAACAAGGCGTACCTCGAACGGGAGGCCCTGCGCGTCGAGCTGCTGCCGCGCGGCACCGCGTGGCTCGACACGGGCACCTTCGACTCCCTCAGCGAAGCCACCGATTTCATCCGCACCGTCGAGAAGCGTCAGGGGCTGTCCATCGGGTCGCCCGAAGAGGTCGCCTGGCGGATGGGGTTCCTCTCCGACGACGAGCTGCGCGAGCGGGCCGAGCCTCTCGTCAAGAGCGGCTACGGCGCCTATCTGCTGAAGGTGCTCGAGCAGGGAGCGCGCTGA